A region of the Ranitomeya variabilis isolate aRanVar5 chromosome 5, aRanVar5.hap1, whole genome shotgun sequence genome:
TGTCGAGAAAGTTTTCTGCCGACCTAAGGTGGAGGAAATTCCAAAAATAGTGATAAAAATGTAAACATAAGTTATAATAATAAATAGAAATGGCAAAATAATTATTGGAAAACAAAGCATAATCATTTCAATGTCAAGAATATTTGTTTCTGAACAAGAAAGCTCTAAAAGAGGGGCGTAGTCACAAAAGAAATGGTTGATAACATTCGGCCCACAGAAGTCTAAGCCACATACAAGTACAAGTGATATGAGGACTAGCATAAAGCTGAGTGCCCAAGATGAGAGGATCAGGCTGTATCTAAGCTTGAGACCCATCATTGAGTTATAATGTAGAGGTTTACAGATGGCCAAGTACCGGTCATAAGACATAGCTGTGAGCAAAAAACACTCAGCACTGACTGTTCCTCCATACAAATAAAATTGTGTTAAACACTCAAGAAAAGGTATAACACTCCCTTCTCTTAAAATTACTTCCAGAAGTTTAGGAACCACACTTGTTACAATGATTATATCCGACAGTGCCAAATGTCCCAGGAAGAAATACAAGGGAGAATGGAGATTTTGGCTGGTGGACACCAATAAA
Encoded here:
- the LOC143774620 gene encoding olfactory receptor 11A1-like gives rise to the protein MQIYEVNSTIVTEFLILGFPDLWDYKLPFFSILFLMYCMILCENFLIILLVSTSQNLHSPLYFFLGHLALSDIIIVTSVVPKLLEVILREGSVIPFLECLTQFYLYGGTVSAECFLLTAMSYDRYLAICKPLHYNSMMGLKLRYSLILSSWALSFMLVLISLVLVCGLDFCGPNVINHFFCDYAPLLELSCSETNILDIEMIMLCFPIIILPFLFIIITYVYIFITIFGISSTLGRQKTFSTCSSHLVVVSTYFGSMLIIYMVPYKGRSSTINKLFSLLYIVVTPLLNPMIYSLRNKEIQSAVMKCLLICRKKRFI